The following are encoded in a window of Kitasatospora sp. NBC_01250 genomic DNA:
- the dapD gene encoding 2,3,4,5-tetrahydropyridine-2,6-dicarboxylate N-succinyltransferase, translating into MTAETTSSRLRGATAVGLATIAADGTVLDTWFPAPTLTDEPGPSGTERLTAEQAEAELGAGAGAALRTDARRGVEVVAVRTTIGSLDEKPLDTHDVYLRLHLLSHRLVQPHGQSLDGIFGLLANVAWTSIGPVPVDSVERARLAVRAEGGALAVYGIDKFPRMTDYVAPSGVRIAHADRVRLGAHLASGTTVMHEGFVNFNGGTLGTSMVEGRISAGVVVGDHSDIGGGASIMGTLSGGGKQVVSVGERCLLGANAGIGISLGNDCVVEAGLYVTAGTRVTLPDGTVAKAVELSGQDNLLFRRNSQSGAVEVIARSGSWGGLNADLHAHN; encoded by the coding sequence GTGACTGCTGAAACGACCTCCTCCCGCCTCCGTGGTGCCACCGCGGTCGGCCTGGCGACCATCGCCGCCGACGGCACCGTTCTGGACACCTGGTTCCCCGCCCCCACGCTGACCGACGAGCCCGGCCCGTCGGGTACCGAACGACTGACGGCCGAGCAGGCCGAGGCCGAGCTCGGCGCGGGTGCCGGCGCCGCACTGCGGACCGACGCCCGCCGCGGGGTCGAGGTCGTCGCGGTGCGCACCACGATCGGCTCGCTCGACGAGAAGCCGCTGGACACGCACGACGTCTACCTTCGTCTGCACCTGCTGAGCCACCGTCTGGTCCAGCCGCACGGGCAGAGCCTGGACGGCATCTTCGGGCTGCTGGCGAACGTGGCCTGGACGAGCATCGGCCCGGTGCCGGTGGACTCGGTCGAGCGGGCCCGGCTCGCCGTCCGCGCCGAGGGCGGTGCGCTGGCCGTCTACGGGATCGACAAGTTCCCCCGGATGACCGACTACGTCGCGCCGAGCGGCGTGCGGATCGCGCATGCCGACCGTGTCCGCCTGGGCGCCCACCTGGCCTCCGGCACCACGGTGATGCACGAGGGCTTCGTGAACTTCAACGGCGGGACCCTCGGCACCTCGATGGTCGAGGGCCGGATCAGCGCCGGCGTCGTGGTCGGCGACCACAGCGACATCGGCGGTGGCGCCTCGATCATGGGCACCCTCTCGGGCGGCGGCAAGCAGGTCGTCTCGGTGGGCGAGCGCTGCCTGCTCGGCGCCAACGCGGGCATCGGCATCTCGCTGGGCAACGACTGCGTGGTCGAGGCCGGCCTGTACGTCACCGCCGGCACCCGGGTCACCCTGCCGGACGGCACGGTCGCCAAGGCGGTCGAGCTCTCCGGCCAGGACAACCTGCTGT
- a CDS encoding 3' terminal RNA ribose 2'-O-methyltransferase Hen1: MFISISTTGTAEHPATDLGFLLHKHPEKAQRFSTSHGEAHVFYPEASEQRCTAALLLDIDPITLVRRSRGRGRAGSPDFALSQYVNDRPYAASSLLAVALRTVFRTAMKGVCELRPGLAEQPRQLTVLLPAVAVGGGESRPDERLPLVNRLFEPLGWQVEASAIPLDEAFPAWGDSRYQRLELTGTLVLADVLQQLYVLLPVLDGAKHYWVAPDEVDKLLAAGEGWLGDHPERALITRRYLHRRWSLATEAMRRLELARLAEADDREAEELDNAVALAPATVEEGAAAGAAEAVEEGAAAGAAGEPAEDVAEEAKPVPLARRRREAIIELLRQEGAARVLDLGCGQGELVGALLKERQITEILGVDVSVTALAAATRKLRLDRLPERQAARVQLVQGALTYTDARLKGYDAAVLCEVIEHLDLPRLPALEHAVFGAARPATVIVTTPNAEYNVRWETLPAGHHRHADHRFEWDRSAFRSWAERVATNYGYTVVVRPVGPDDPEVGPPTQLALFRRGTEPSDTEPSDTVPHPERSANR; this comes from the coding sequence GTGTTCATCTCGATCTCCACCACAGGCACTGCCGAGCACCCGGCCACCGATCTGGGCTTTCTGCTGCACAAGCACCCCGAGAAGGCGCAGCGCTTCAGTACGTCCCACGGCGAGGCGCACGTCTTCTACCCCGAGGCAAGCGAGCAGCGGTGCACAGCCGCCCTTCTCCTGGACATCGACCCGATCACGCTGGTCCGGCGCAGCCGGGGCAGGGGGCGGGCCGGTTCCCCGGACTTCGCCCTCTCGCAGTACGTCAACGACCGCCCGTACGCGGCCTCCTCGCTGCTCGCGGTGGCGCTGCGCACGGTCTTCCGCACGGCGATGAAGGGCGTCTGCGAGCTGCGGCCCGGTCTGGCCGAGCAGCCACGGCAGCTGACCGTGCTGCTGCCGGCGGTGGCGGTGGGCGGCGGGGAGAGCCGGCCGGACGAGCGGCTCCCGCTGGTGAACCGGCTCTTCGAGCCGCTCGGCTGGCAGGTCGAGGCGTCCGCGATCCCGCTGGACGAGGCGTTTCCCGCCTGGGGCGACTCGCGCTACCAGCGCCTGGAGCTGACCGGCACCCTGGTGCTGGCGGACGTGCTGCAGCAGCTCTACGTGCTGCTGCCGGTGCTGGACGGGGCGAAGCACTACTGGGTGGCGCCCGACGAGGTCGACAAACTGCTCGCCGCGGGCGAGGGCTGGCTCGGGGACCACCCGGAGCGCGCCCTGATCACCCGCCGCTACCTGCACCGGCGTTGGTCGCTGGCCACGGAGGCGATGCGTCGCCTGGAGCTGGCCCGGCTGGCCGAGGCCGACGACCGCGAGGCCGAGGAACTGGACAACGCGGTGGCCCTCGCACCGGCCACGGTCGAGGAGGGTGCAGCGGCCGGGGCGGCCGAGGCGGTCGAGGAGGGTGCAGCGGCCGGGGCGGCCGGCGAGCCCGCCGAGGACGTCGCCGAGGAGGCGAAGCCCGTTCCGCTGGCGCGCCGGCGCCGGGAGGCGATCATCGAGCTGCTGCGCCAGGAGGGCGCGGCCCGGGTGCTCGACCTCGGCTGCGGTCAGGGCGAGTTGGTCGGAGCGCTGCTCAAGGAGCGGCAGATCACCGAGATCCTCGGGGTCGACGTCTCCGTGACCGCGCTGGCGGCCGCCACCCGAAAGCTGCGCCTGGACCGGCTGCCGGAGCGTCAGGCCGCCCGGGTGCAACTCGTCCAGGGTGCGCTGACCTACACCGATGCCCGGCTCAAGGGCTATGACGCCGCCGTGCTCTGCGAGGTCATCGAGCACCTGGACCTGCCGAGGCTCCCGGCGCTCGAACACGCGGTGTTCGGTGCGGCCCGCCCGGCGACCGTGATCGTCACCACGCCCAACGCCGAGTACAACGTCCGCTGGGAGACCCTCCCGGCGGGGCACCACCGGCACGCCGACCACCGCTTCGAGTGGGACCGCAGCGCGTTCCGCTCCTGGGCCGAGCGGGTCGCGACGAACTACGGGTACACGGTGGTTGTCCGGCCGGTGGGCCCGGACGACCCGGAGGTGGGCCCGCCCACCCAGCTCGCCCTGTTCCGCCGTGGCACCGAGCCCAGTGACACCGAGCCCAGTGACACCGTCCCGCACCCCGAGAGGAGCGCGAACCGATGA
- a CDS encoding polynucleotide kinase-phosphatase — translation MTDETQHTPDGAAKPRRLPVTDLSLVVLIGTSGSGKSTFAREHFAPTQVISSDYCRGLVSDDENDQSASADAFELLHFIVGKRLAAGRLTVVDATNVQPAARKQLVALAREHDVLPIAIVLDVPPGICAERNRSRPDRDFGGHVIPRQHRELRRSLGGLEREGFRKVHHLRGVAEVAAAEIVLEKRWNDLRERTGPFDLVGDIHGCRAELETLLTRLGYRLTRDDQGRPVDAEHPEGRTAVFVGDLVDRGPDTPGVLRLVMGMVAAGHALCVPGNHENKLGRAMAGRQVTVAHGLQESLDQLAAEPEEFRAEVRAFMRDLVSHYLLDGGRLVVCHAGLPEKYHGRNSGRVRSHALYGETTGETDEFGLPVRYPWAEEYRGKALVVYGHTPVPTASFLNNTICLDTGCVFGGSLTALRYPERELVAVPAEQEWYAPVRPLITDAPGAREGRPLDLADVAGRRVVETSLHGRVSVREENAAAALEVMSRFALDPRLLSYLPPTMAPSATSRREGYLEHPEEAFFAYRADGVSQVLCEEKHMGSRAVLLVARDPQALEKRFGLVGPGAIWTRTGRAFLGDEQLTEALLDRVRAAAERSGLFAELATDWLLLDTELLPWSLKAVELLRRQYAAVGAAARSALPEVLAALERTGARGIDGLAELTERHRRRVTDAEAFSAAYRRYCWPTEGLSGVRLAPFQVLAAEGANLAVRPHDEHLAWIDRLVAADEQWVADQARAGQQARQHTDGTAQPEPLLRATGRLLVDTTDEASIAAGIAWWEELTGAGGEGMVVKPLASLVRTAPGEGRPGGLVQPGLKVRGREYLRLIYGPDYTEHLDALRQRALGHKRSLALREYALGLEALDRLAGGEPLWRVHEPVFAVLALESEPVDPRL, via the coding sequence ATGACCGACGAGACGCAGCACACCCCTGACGGCGCCGCCAAGCCCCGGCGCCTGCCCGTCACCGACCTCTCCCTCGTCGTGCTGATCGGTACCAGCGGGTCGGGCAAGTCCACCTTCGCGCGCGAGCACTTCGCGCCCACCCAGGTGATCTCCTCCGACTACTGCCGCGGCCTGGTCTCGGACGACGAGAACGACCAGTCCGCCTCCGCCGACGCCTTCGAGCTGCTGCACTTCATCGTCGGCAAGCGGCTGGCCGCCGGCCGCCTGACCGTGGTCGATGCGACCAACGTGCAGCCGGCCGCGCGCAAGCAGCTGGTCGCGCTCGCCCGCGAGCACGACGTGCTGCCGATCGCGATCGTCCTGGACGTGCCGCCCGGCATCTGCGCCGAGCGCAACCGTTCCCGCCCGGATCGCGACTTCGGCGGGCACGTCATCCCGCGCCAGCACCGCGAGCTGCGCCGCTCGCTCGGCGGGCTGGAGCGCGAGGGCTTCCGCAAGGTGCACCACCTGCGCGGGGTGGCCGAGGTGGCAGCCGCCGAGATCGTGCTGGAGAAGCGGTGGAACGACCTGCGCGAACGCACCGGCCCGTTCGACCTGGTCGGTGACATCCACGGTTGCCGCGCCGAGCTGGAGACCCTGCTCACCCGGCTCGGCTACCGCCTCACCCGCGACGACCAGGGCCGCCCGGTCGACGCCGAGCACCCCGAGGGCCGCACGGCCGTCTTCGTCGGCGACCTGGTCGACCGCGGGCCCGACACCCCGGGCGTGCTGCGCCTGGTGATGGGCATGGTGGCGGCCGGCCACGCACTCTGCGTGCCGGGCAACCACGAGAACAAGCTCGGCCGTGCGATGGCCGGGCGTCAGGTCACCGTCGCGCACGGCCTCCAGGAGTCGCTGGACCAGCTGGCCGCCGAGCCGGAGGAGTTCCGCGCCGAGGTCCGGGCTTTCATGCGCGACCTGGTCAGCCACTACCTGCTGGACGGTGGCCGACTGGTGGTCTGCCACGCGGGTCTGCCGGAGAAGTACCACGGCCGCAACTCGGGCCGGGTCCGCTCGCACGCGCTCTACGGTGAGACCACCGGTGAGACCGACGAGTTCGGCCTGCCGGTCCGCTACCCGTGGGCGGAGGAGTACCGGGGCAAGGCGCTGGTGGTCTACGGCCACACCCCGGTGCCGACGGCGAGCTTCCTCAACAACACCATCTGCCTGGACACCGGCTGCGTCTTCGGCGGCAGCCTCACCGCGCTGCGCTACCCCGAGCGCGAGCTGGTCGCCGTCCCGGCGGAGCAGGAGTGGTACGCGCCGGTGCGGCCGTTGATCACCGATGCCCCGGGCGCCCGGGAGGGCCGTCCGCTGGACCTCGCCGACGTGGCGGGCCGCCGGGTGGTGGAGACCTCGCTGCACGGGCGGGTCTCGGTCCGCGAGGAGAACGCCGCCGCCGCACTGGAGGTGATGAGCCGCTTCGCCCTCGACCCGCGGCTGCTCAGCTACCTGCCGCCCACCATGGCGCCGAGTGCCACCTCGCGCCGCGAGGGCTACCTGGAGCACCCCGAGGAGGCCTTCTTCGCCTACCGGGCGGACGGCGTGAGCCAGGTGCTCTGCGAGGAGAAGCACATGGGCTCGCGTGCCGTGCTGCTGGTGGCCCGCGATCCGCAGGCGCTGGAGAAGCGGTTCGGCCTGGTCGGGCCGGGCGCGATCTGGACCAGGACGGGGCGCGCCTTCCTCGGGGACGAGCAGCTGACCGAGGCGCTGCTGGACCGGGTGCGGGCGGCCGCCGAGCGCTCCGGCCTCTTCGCCGAGCTGGCCACCGACTGGCTGCTGCTCGACACCGAGCTGCTGCCCTGGTCGCTGAAGGCGGTCGAGCTGCTGCGCCGCCAGTACGCGGCGGTGGGTGCCGCGGCGCGGTCGGCGCTGCCCGAGGTGCTGGCCGCGTTGGAGCGCACCGGGGCCCGCGGCATCGACGGGCTGGCCGAGCTGACCGAGCGTCATCGGCGCCGGGTGACGGACGCGGAGGCGTTCAGCGCCGCCTACCGTCGCTACTGCTGGCCCACCGAGGGGCTCTCCGGGGTCCGGCTCGCGCCCTTCCAGGTGCTGGCCGCCGAGGGGGCCAACCTCGCGGTCCGCCCGCACGACGAGCACCTCGCCTGGATCGACCGCCTGGTCGCGGCCGACGAGCAGTGGGTGGCCGACCAGGCCAGGGCCGGGCAGCAGGCGCGGCAGCACACGGACGGCACGGCTCAGCCCGAGCCGCTGCTGCGGGCCACCGGCCGCCTCCTGGTGGACACCACGGACGAGGCCTCGATCGCCGCCGGCATCGCCTGGTGGGAGGAGCTCACCGGGGCCGGCGGCGAGGGCATGGTGGTCAAGCCGCTCGCCTCGCTGGTGCGCACCGCGCCGGGGGAGGGGCGGCCCGGCGGCCTGGTGCAGCCGGGGCTGAAGGTCCGCGGCCGGGAGTACCTGCGGCTGATCTACGGTCCGGACTACACCGAGCACCTCGATGCGCTGCGCCAGCGGGCGCTGGGCCACAAGCGCTCGCTCGCCCTGCGCGAGTACGCGCTGGGCCTGGAGGCGCTGGACCGGCTGGCGGGCGGCGAGCCGCTCTGGCGGGTGCACGAGCCGGTGTTCGCCGTCCTCGCGCTGGAGTCGGAGCCGGTGGACCCGCGGCTGTAG
- the argF gene encoding ornithine carbamoyltransferase, translating into MARNLRNRHFLKELDFTAQEFRFLLDLAAQLKAAKYAGTEEQRLRGKHIALIFEKTSTRTRCAFEVAAADQGAATTYLDPSGSQIGHKESVRDTARVLGRMFDGIEYRGHGQAIVEELAAHAGVPVWNGLTDEWHPTQMLADLLTVQEHSDKPLTEVTLAYLGDARYNMGNSLLVTGALLGLDIRIVAPEAYWPGAEVRASAERLAAVSGARITLTEDVAAGVAGADFLYTDVWVSMGEPKEVWAERIEQLLPYQVSMDTVRATGNPQVKFLHCLPAFHDLGTAVGRQLFESTGLAELECTDELFESPHSIVFDQAENRLHTIKAVLVATLGD; encoded by the coding sequence ATGGCCCGCAACCTCAGGAACCGGCACTTCCTCAAGGAACTCGACTTCACGGCCCAGGAGTTCCGGTTCCTGCTCGACCTCGCCGCCCAGCTCAAGGCTGCCAAGTACGCCGGCACCGAGGAGCAGCGGCTGCGCGGCAAGCACATCGCGCTGATCTTCGAGAAGACCTCGACCAGGACGCGCTGTGCCTTCGAGGTCGCCGCCGCCGACCAGGGTGCCGCCACCACCTACCTGGACCCGTCCGGTTCGCAGATCGGCCACAAGGAGTCGGTCAGGGACACCGCCCGGGTGCTGGGCCGGATGTTCGACGGCATCGAGTACCGGGGGCACGGCCAGGCGATCGTCGAGGAGCTGGCCGCGCACGCCGGAGTCCCGGTCTGGAACGGCCTGACCGACGAGTGGCACCCCACCCAGATGCTGGCCGACCTGCTCACCGTGCAGGAGCACAGCGACAAGCCGCTGACCGAGGTGACGCTCGCCTACCTGGGCGACGCCCGCTACAACATGGGCAACTCGCTCCTCGTCACCGGCGCGCTGCTGGGCCTGGACATCCGCATCGTCGCCCCCGAGGCGTACTGGCCGGGCGCGGAGGTCCGTGCCTCTGCCGAGCGCCTCGCGGCGGTGAGCGGCGCCCGGATCACCCTCACCGAGGACGTGGCGGCGGGCGTGGCCGGCGCCGACTTCCTCTACACGGACGTCTGGGTGTCGATGGGTGAGCCCAAGGAGGTCTGGGCCGAGCGGATCGAGCAGTTGCTGCCGTACCAGGTCTCGATGGACACCGTCCGGGCCACCGGCAACCCGCAGGTCAAGTTCCTGCACTGCCTGCCGGCCTTCCACGACCTGGGGACGGCGGTCGGCCGGCAGCTGTTCGAGAGCACCGGCCTGGCCGAGCTGGAGTGCACGGACGAGCTCTTCGAGTCGCCGCACTCGATCGTCTTCGACCAGGCGGAGAACCGCCTGCACACGATCAAGGCGGTGCTGGTCGCCACTCTGGGCGACTGA
- a CDS encoding type II toxin-antitoxin system VapC family toxin, which yields MIVVDASALVLALAEKGERGTAARAALAADPQWAAPEHLLIEVMQSLRGRYLAGENTAEQVAQVAAELPAIAFRKVELAPLLGRIWELKDNLTPDDAAYVAVAELLGAPLVTADLRLSRASGPRCEIRGITAPAAAKPAAGG from the coding sequence ATGATCGTTGTCGATGCCTCCGCCCTGGTGCTCGCGCTGGCGGAGAAGGGTGAGCGCGGCACCGCGGCCCGGGCCGCACTCGCGGCGGATCCGCAGTGGGCCGCGCCGGAGCACCTGTTGATCGAGGTGATGCAGTCGCTCCGGGGCCGCTACCTGGCCGGGGAGAACACGGCCGAGCAGGTCGCCCAGGTGGCGGCCGAGCTGCCCGCGATCGCGTTCCGCAAGGTGGAGCTGGCGCCGCTGCTGGGCCGGATCTGGGAGTTGAAGGACAACCTGACGCCCGACGACGCCGCCTACGTCGCGGTCGCCGAGCTGCTCGGGGCGCCGCTGGTCACCGCGGACCTGCGGCTGAGCCGGGCCAGCGGGCCGCGCTGCGAGATCCGGGGGATCACCGCGCCGGCGGCCGCGAAGCCGGCCGCCGGCGGGTAG
- the acnA gene encoding aconitate hydratase AcnA, giving the protein MSANSFDARSSLQVGDESYEIFKLSAVEGSERLPYSLKVLLENLLRTEDGANITADHIRALGNWDQNAEPSEEIQFTPARVIMQDFTGVPCVVDLATMREAVKELGGDPAKINPLAPAELVIDHSVIADKFGTKDAFTQNVEIEYGRNKERYQFLRWGQTAFDEFKVVPPGTGIVHQVNIEHLARTIMVRGGQAYPDTCVGTDSHTTMVNGLGVLGWGVGGIEAEAAMLGQPVSMLIPRVVGFKLNGQLPAGATATDLVLTITEMLRKHGVVGKFVEFYGAGVTAIPLANRATIGNMSPEFGSTCAIFPIDAETINYLKLTGRDEQQLALVEAYAKAQGLWHDPSHEPVYSEYLELDLATVVPSIAGPKRPQDRVILAEAAAKFAEVLPSYAAQASKPTPVTAPDGTTYELDNGAVVIASITSCTNTSNPSVMLGAALLAKKAVEKGLQVKPWVKTTLAPGSKVVMDYYEKAGLLPYMEKLGFNLVGYGCVTCIGNSGPLPEEVSAAVNESDLAVVSVLSGNRNFEGRINPDVKMNYLASPPLVVAYALAGNMNVDITRDALGKDADGNDVFLADIWPTELEIEETVAGSIDQDMFAKDYADVFAGDHRWQSLPIPTGNTFEWDAESTYVRKPPYFEGMAKTPSPVGDIAGARVLAKLGDSVTTDHISPAGNIKAGTPAAQYLTEHGVEKRDFNSYGSRRGNHEVMIRGTFANIRLRNQIAPGTEGGYTRDFTQADAPVAFIYDAAQNYQAAGTALVVLAGKEYGSGSSRDWAAKGTALLGVKAVIAESYERIHRSNLIGMGVLPLQFPAGQNADSLGLTGEETFAITGVTELNEGRTPKTVKVKAGEIEFDAVVRIDTPGEADYYRNGGILQYVLRSLIG; this is encoded by the coding sequence GTGTCCGCGAACAGCTTCGACGCCCGCAGCTCGCTGCAGGTGGGCGACGAGTCGTACGAGATCTTCAAGCTCTCCGCCGTCGAGGGTTCCGAGCGGCTGCCCTACAGCCTCAAGGTGCTGCTGGAGAACCTGCTGCGCACCGAGGACGGCGCGAACATCACCGCCGACCACATCCGCGCCCTCGGCAACTGGGACCAGAACGCCGAGCCGAGCGAGGAGATCCAGTTCACGCCGGCCCGCGTGATCATGCAGGACTTCACCGGTGTGCCGTGCGTCGTGGACCTCGCCACCATGCGTGAGGCCGTCAAGGAGCTGGGCGGCGACCCGGCCAAGATCAACCCGCTGGCCCCGGCCGAGCTGGTCATCGACCACTCGGTCATCGCCGACAAGTTCGGCACCAAGGACGCCTTCACCCAGAACGTCGAGATCGAGTACGGCCGCAACAAGGAGCGCTACCAGTTCCTGCGCTGGGGCCAGACCGCGTTCGACGAGTTCAAGGTCGTCCCGCCGGGCACCGGCATCGTCCACCAGGTGAACATCGAGCACCTGGCCCGCACCATCATGGTCCGCGGCGGCCAGGCCTACCCCGACACCTGCGTCGGCACCGACTCGCACACCACCATGGTCAACGGCCTGGGCGTGCTGGGCTGGGGCGTCGGCGGCATCGAGGCCGAGGCGGCCATGCTCGGCCAGCCGGTCTCCATGCTGATCCCGCGCGTGGTCGGCTTCAAGCTCAACGGCCAGCTGCCGGCCGGCGCCACCGCCACCGACCTGGTGCTCACCATCACCGAGATGCTGCGCAAGCACGGTGTGGTCGGCAAGTTCGTCGAGTTCTACGGCGCCGGCGTCACCGCGATCCCGCTGGCCAACCGCGCCACCATCGGCAACATGTCGCCGGAGTTCGGCTCGACCTGCGCGATCTTCCCGATCGACGCCGAGACCATCAACTACCTCAAGCTCACCGGCCGCGACGAGCAGCAGCTCGCCCTGGTCGAGGCCTACGCCAAGGCCCAGGGCCTGTGGCACGACCCGTCGCACGAGCCGGTCTACTCCGAGTACCTGGAGCTGGACCTGGCCACGGTCGTCCCCTCGATCGCCGGCCCGAAGCGCCCGCAGGACCGCGTGATCCTCGCCGAGGCCGCCGCGAAGTTCGCCGAGGTGCTGCCGTCCTACGCCGCCCAGGCCTCCAAGCCCACCCCGGTGACCGCCCCGGACGGGACGACCTACGAGCTGGACAACGGCGCGGTCGTGATCGCCTCGATCACCTCCTGCACCAACACCTCCAACCCCTCCGTCATGCTGGGCGCCGCCCTGCTGGCGAAGAAGGCCGTGGAGAAGGGCCTGCAGGTCAAGCCCTGGGTCAAGACCACCCTGGCCCCCGGGTCCAAGGTCGTCATGGACTACTACGAGAAGGCCGGCCTGCTCCCGTACATGGAGAAGCTGGGCTTCAACCTGGTCGGCTACGGCTGCGTCACCTGCATCGGCAACTCGGGCCCGCTGCCCGAGGAGGTCTCGGCCGCCGTCAACGAGTCCGACCTCGCGGTGGTCTCGGTCCTCTCCGGCAACCGCAACTTCGAGGGCCGGATCAACCCGGACGTCAAGATGAACTACCTGGCCTCCCCGCCGCTGGTGGTCGCCTACGCCCTGGCCGGCAACATGAACGTCGACATCACCCGCGACGCGCTCGGCAAGGACGCGGACGGCAACGACGTCTTCCTCGCCGACATCTGGCCGACCGAGCTGGAGATCGAGGAGACCGTCGCCGGCTCCATCGACCAGGACATGTTCGCCAAGGACTACGCGGACGTCTTCGCCGGTGACCACCGCTGGCAGTCGCTGCCGATCCCGACCGGCAACACCTTCGAGTGGGACGCCGAGTCCACCTACGTCCGCAAGCCCCCGTACTTCGAGGGCATGGCCAAGACCCCGAGCCCGGTGGGCGACATCGCCGGCGCCCGCGTGCTGGCCAAGCTGGGCGACTCGGTCACCACCGACCACATCTCCCCGGCCGGCAACATCAAGGCCGGTACGCCCGCCGCTCAGTACCTCACCGAGCACGGCGTGGAGAAGCGCGACTTCAACTCGTACGGCTCGCGCCGTGGCAACCACGAGGTGATGATCCGCGGCACCTTCGCCAACATCCGCCTGCGCAACCAGATCGCGCCGGGCACCGAGGGCGGCTACACCCGCGACTTCACCCAGGCCGACGCGCCGGTGGCGTTCATCTACGACGCCGCGCAGAACTACCAGGCCGCCGGCACCGCGCTGGTCGTCCTGGCCGGCAAGGAGTACGGCTCCGGCTCGTCCCGTGACTGGGCCGCCAAGGGCACCGCGCTGCTCGGCGTCAAGGCCGTCATCGCCGAGTCCTACGAGCGCATCCACCGCTCCAACCTGATCGGCATGGGCGTGCTGCCGCTGCAGTTCCCGGCCGGCCAGAACGCCGACAGCCTGGGCCTGACCGGCGAGGAGACCTTCGCCATCACCGGCGTGACCGAGCTGAACGAGGGCCGCACCCCCAAGACCGTCAAGGTCAAGGCGGGCGAGATCGAGTTCGACGCGGTCGTGCGCATCGACACCCCCGGCGAGGCGGACTACTACCGCAACGGCGGCATCCTGCAGTACGTGCTGCGCAGCCTGATCGGCTGA
- the ngcE gene encoding N-acetylglucosamine/diacetylchitobiose ABC transporter substrate-binding protein, translated as MGSATEYNRRDIFKRAAAVTVMAVAGGPLLAACAAGGGSSSGSGGGATATGSATNPFGVKSSDPLDVVIFNGGYGDDYAKAIEGIYKATYTGANITHLATQEISGKLQPRFNAGNPPDVIDDSGAQQMKIDVLEKASQLTDLTVLLDAPYRDDTSKKVRDVLLPGTIEQGTIDGKMYSLNYVYTVYGLWYSNKLFQEKGWTPPKTWDDFITLCGTIKAAGISPFCHQGKYPYYANYLILDLIAKQGGLDLVKRIDALDPTAWDDPAALAGVSAFFEIMQKDYLLPGTNGMTHTESQTAWCQGKAAFIPCGSWLENEMIKITPADFDMAFLPVPSQNGDKLPQVAVRAGAGEPFIVPSKAKNQAGGLEFLRIMLTKEASGKFAAAANSLTVLKDGIGPDVVLKPGTKSSATAVTAAGANTFNFTYPDLQTAFDLALQNATNELVNSRMTPQQWIAAAKAATSKKV; from the coding sequence ATGGGCTCTGCAACTGAGTACAACCGCCGCGACATCTTCAAGCGCGCGGCCGCCGTCACCGTCATGGCGGTCGCAGGCGGCCCCCTGCTGGCTGCCTGCGCCGCCGGTGGCGGCAGTAGCAGCGGTAGCGGTGGCGGCGCCACGGCCACCGGCTCCGCCACCAACCCCTTCGGGGTCAAGTCGAGCGACCCGCTGGACGTCGTGATCTTCAACGGCGGCTACGGCGACGACTACGCCAAGGCGATCGAGGGCATCTACAAGGCCACCTACACCGGGGCCAACATCACCCACCTGGCCACCCAGGAGATCAGCGGCAAGCTCCAGCCGCGCTTCAACGCGGGCAACCCGCCGGACGTCATCGACGACTCGGGCGCCCAGCAGATGAAGATCGACGTGCTGGAGAAGGCGAGCCAGCTCACCGACCTCACGGTGCTGCTCGACGCGCCCTACCGGGACGACACGTCGAAGAAGGTCCGCGACGTGCTGCTGCCGGGCACCATCGAGCAGGGCACCATCGACGGCAAGATGTACTCGCTGAACTACGTCTACACCGTCTACGGCCTGTGGTACTCCAACAAGCTCTTCCAGGAGAAGGGCTGGACCCCGCCCAAGACCTGGGACGACTTCATCACCCTCTGCGGCACCATCAAGGCCGCCGGCATCTCGCCCTTCTGCCACCAGGGCAAGTACCCGTACTACGCCAACTACCTGATCCTGGACCTGATCGCCAAGCAGGGCGGCCTGGACCTGGTGAAGCGGATCGACGCGCTCGACCCGACCGCGTGGGACGACCCGGCGGCGCTCGCGGGCGTCAGCGCGTTCTTCGAGATCATGCAGAAGGACTACCTGCTCCCCGGCACCAACGGCATGACCCACACCGAGTCGCAGACCGCGTGGTGCCAGGGCAAGGCCGCCTTCATCCCGTGCGGGTCCTGGCTCGAGAACGAGATGATCAAGATCACCCCGGCCGACTTCGACATGGCCTTCCTGCCGGTGCCCTCGCAGAACGGCGACAAGCTCCCGCAGGTCGCGGTGCGCGCCGGCGCGGGCGAGCCGTTCATCGTGCCGAGCAAGGCCAAGAACCAGGCCGGCGGCCTGGAGTTCCTGCGGATCATGCTGACCAAGGAGGCCTCGGGCAAGTTCGCCGCGGCGGCCAACTCGCTCACCGTGCTGAAGGACGGCATCGGCCCCGACGTGGTGCTCAAGCCGGGTACGAAGTCCTCGGCGACGGCGGTCACCGCGGCCGGCGCCAACACCTTCAACTTCACCTACCCGGACCTGCAGACCGCCTTCGACCTGGCGCTGCAGAACGCCACCAACGAGCTGGTCAACAGCCGGATGACCCCGCAGCAGTGGATCGCCGCGGCCAAGGCGGCGACCTCCAAGAAGGTCTGA